In one window of Campylobacter hepaticus DNA:
- the fdhD gene encoding formate dehydrogenase accessory sulfurtransferase FdhD: MEPLFTTQILKYKGENSFRCDDTLVREIKLEIYVNGEKIGALMATPIDEQALAIGYLMSENIIAKVSDIQSIESKDDGMSVHIKAKIDKKNLAKLNAEGVVISGCGRAHTANIDPNAIEASKIVSDIKFHKDEILTQMSTFYTQCELYEKTGCVHTAKLFVDEKTFFIGEDIAQHNTIDKALAKARLAGVNLNECFLMVSGRLSSEMVAKAIMHKIPVLVSRTAPTCLGVMIARKFDLTLCGFARENKINIYSGEFRIYG; encoded by the coding sequence GTGGAACCGCTATTTACAACCCAGATTCTAAAATATAAAGGTGAAAATTCCTTTAGGTGTGATGATACTTTAGTACGTGAAATTAAACTTGAAATTTATGTCAATGGTGAAAAAATTGGTGCTTTAATGGCAACTCCTATTGATGAACAAGCTTTAGCTATAGGATATTTGATGAGTGAAAATATTATTGCTAAAGTGAGTGATATACAAAGTATTGAAAGTAAAGATGACGGTATGAGTGTTCATATTAAAGCAAAAATTGACAAGAAGAATTTAGCTAAACTTAATGCTGAGGGTGTAGTTATTAGCGGATGTGGTAGAGCACATACAGCAAATATTGACCCAAATGCTATTGAGGCAAGTAAAATTGTTTCTGATATTAAATTCCATAAAGATGAAATTTTAACTCAAATGAGTACTTTTTATACTCAATGTGAACTTTATGAAAAAACAGGTTGTGTGCATACAGCTAAACTTTTTGTTGATGAAAAAACCTTTTTTATAGGAGAAGATATTGCACAACATAATACTATAGATAAAGCTTTAGCAAAGGCACGTTTAGCAGGAGTGAATTTAAATGAATGTTTTTTAATGGTTAGCGGGAGATTAAGTTCTGAGATGGTAGCAAAAGCTATTATGCATAAAATTCCTGTGCTTGTGTCGCGTACTGCTCCAACTTGTTTAGGAGTGATGATAGCTAGAAAATTTGATTTAACACTTTGTGGTTTTGCTAGAGAAAACAAGATTAATATTTATAGCGGGGAGTTTAGGATTTATGGATAA
- a CDS encoding formate dehydrogenase subunit gamma, protein MNKILITLLVSFMSLFAYGDKNMGQDTQIWDFHRISNIPNYNTLGKLWTTLQGEYIASIALIAIIAVLAAFALHYMVIGPKQFSHEGKKIYAFTLFERIFHFIAAISWVILVPTGFIMMFGSSFGGGVFVRVCKNLHAFATILFIISIIPMFLWWIKRMLPASYDIRWMMIVGGYLSKIKRPIPAGKFNFGQKSWYYIAVFGGFLMIVTGAFMYFLDFNSSPIQSFLSLSHIELLRISAIVHNFLGIVCAVFFGIHIYMAVFAIKGSIHSMIHGYKEEEEVYILHSYWYKELSSKKQIDPSFSYDPNIKI, encoded by the coding sequence ATGAATAAGATATTAATAACGCTTTTAGTAAGTTTTATGAGTTTATTTGCTTATGGTGATAAAAATATGGGACAAGACACTCAAATTTGGGATTTTCATCGTATTAGTAATATACCAAATTATAATACTCTTGGTAAACTTTGGACAACTTTACAAGGTGAATATATAGCTAGTATAGCTTTAATAGCTATTATTGCTGTATTAGCTGCTTTTGCTTTACATTATATGGTAATAGGTCCTAAGCAGTTTTCTCATGAGGGAAAAAAAATTTATGCTTTTACCTTGTTTGAAAGAATTTTTCATTTTATTGCAGCTATTTCTTGGGTTATTTTGGTGCCAACTGGCTTTATAATGATGTTTGGTTCAAGTTTTGGCGGAGGGGTTTTTGTACGGGTGTGTAAAAATTTACATGCTTTTGCAACAATATTATTTATTATTTCTATTATCCCTATGTTTTTGTGGTGGATTAAAAGAATGCTTCCTGCAAGTTATGATATTAGATGGATGATGATTGTTGGAGGTTATTTAAGTAAGATAAAAAGACCAATACCTGCAGGTAAGTTTAATTTTGGACAAAAGTCATGGTATTATATTGCTGTATTTGGTGGTTTTTTGATGATTGTTACTGGTGCTTTTATGTATTTTCTTGATTTTAATTCAAGCCCTATACAAAGTTTTTTAAGTCTAAGTCATATTGAACTTTTAAGAATTTCAGCCATTGTTCATAATTTTTTAGGCATAGTTTGTGCAGTATTTTTTGGTATACATATTTATATGGCTGTCTTTGCAATTAAAGGTAGTATACATTCTATGATTCATGGTTATAAAGAAGAGGAAGAAGTTTATATTTTACATTCTTATTGGTATAAGGAATTAAGCAGTAAAAAACAAATTGATCCTAGTTTTTCTTATGATCCTAATATAAAAATTTAA
- a CDS encoding winged helix-turn-helix domain-containing protein — translation MDKNQKQKIISFMKELLNSNEKLDCGSAFKIAKKFNVDIEKIGQLANENNIKIDNCELGQFGHLDFEKAKIEVLKSIEPSLDQKRRIFCQDARDIAKEGCGLKSMRSALKAYKIDVKYCKLGCFKEKKGKKFIVRTKTWIENADGDLLFGKGKTELLELIGQTGSLLHASKLMGINYKKAWMHLQILQKNSQEILVSTRQGRSKQSGTKLTPRAIELMENYSILQKDIEEYANKRFKELFLKEKK, via the coding sequence ATGGATAAAAATCAAAAACAAAAAATTATTAGTTTTATGAAAGAATTATTAAACAGTAATGAAAAATTAGATTGTGGTAGCGCCTTTAAGATTGCTAAAAAATTTAATGTAGATATAGAAAAAATTGGTCAATTAGCTAATGAGAATAATATAAAAATTGATAATTGTGAGTTAGGTCAATTTGGACATTTAGATTTTGAAAAAGCAAAGATTGAAGTACTTAAGAGTATAGAACCTAGTTTAGATCAAAAGCGCAGAATTTTTTGTCAAGATGCTAGAGACATAGCTAAAGAAGGTTGTGGACTTAAGAGTATGCGTTCAGCTTTAAAAGCTTATAAAATTGATGTTAAATACTGTAAATTAGGTTGTTTTAAAGAAAAAAAAGGTAAAAAATTTATAGTAAGAACAAAAACTTGGATAGAAAATGCTGATGGAGACTTGCTTTTTGGAAAAGGTAAAACTGAACTTCTAGAGCTTATAGGACAAACAGGGAGTTTACTTCATGCTTCAAAGCTTATGGGAATAAATTATAAAAAAGCTTGGATGCATTTACAAATTTTGCAAAAAAATTCTCAAGAAATTTTAGTGAGTACAAGACAAGGACGCTCTAAGCAATCAGGTACAAAACTTACACCCAGAGCTATAGAATTGATGGAAAATTATTCTATCTTACAAAAAGATATTGAAGAATATGCTAATAAACGTTTTAAAGAATTATTTTTAAAAGAAAAAAAATAA
- the fdh3B gene encoding formate dehydrogenase FDH3 subunit beta, whose translation MSRVNFTNLEKERLKFFCDNERCIDCNGCAVACDEAHELPINVRRRRVITLNEGVEGKEVSTSISCMHCDDAPCSIVCPVDCFYTRADGIVLHDKEICIGCGYCLYACPFGAPQFPKDGIFGNKGIMDKCTMCAGGPEATNSEKERELYGQNRIAEGKVPVCAAMCSTKALLVGESSKIEEIYHNRLINRNYGIANPSQSLEWKIAYTRKERL comes from the coding sequence ATGAGTAGAGTAAATTTTACTAATTTGGAAAAAGAACGTTTGAAATTTTTTTGTGATAATGAACGTTGTATAGATTGTAATGGTTGTGCTGTAGCTTGTGATGAGGCACATGAGTTGCCTATTAATGTGCGTCGTCGTAGGGTAATTACTTTAAATGAGGGAGTTGAAGGTAAAGAAGTTTCTACTTCTATTTCTTGTATGCATTGTGATGATGCGCCTTGTTCTATTGTTTGCCCTGTAGATTGTTTTTATACTCGTGCTGATGGCATTGTTTTACACGATAAAGAAATTTGCATAGGCTGTGGGTATTGTCTTTATGCATGTCCTTTTGGTGCCCCTCAGTTTCCAAAAGATGGTATTTTTGGCAATAAAGGCATTATGGATAAATGCACCATGTGTGCAGGTGGTCCTGAAGCAACTAATTCAGAAAAAGAAAGAGAGCTTTATGGACAAAATCGTATTGCAGAAGGAAAGGTTCCTGTATGTGCAGCTATGTGTTCAACAAAAGCACTTTTAGTTGGAGAAAGCTCTAAGATCGAAGAAATTTATCATAATAGGCTTATTAATAGAAATTATGGTATTGCAAATCCTTCTCAAAGCTTAGAATGGAAAATAGCTTATACAAGAAAGGAGCGTTTATGA